A DNA window from Vicinamibacterales bacterium contains the following coding sequences:
- a CDS encoding arsenosugar biosynthesis-associated peroxidase-like protein: protein MDTYYHPPDLAKFSDIGKDAPELWKKFAEWYGAVFAEGALSEREKALIALAVAHAVQCPYCIDAYTSGSLEKGATPDQMTEAIHVAAAIRGGASLVHGVQMRNHLEKISM from the coding sequence ATGGACACGTACTACCACCCGCCGGATCTGGCGAAGTTCTCCGACATCGGCAAGGACGCGCCAGAGTTGTGGAAGAAGTTCGCGGAGTGGTACGGCGCCGTCTTCGCCGAGGGAGCCCTCAGCGAACGGGAGAAGGCCCTCATCGCCCTCGCCGTCGCGCACGCGGTGCAGTGCCCGTATTGCATCGACGCCTACACGTCGGGCTCGCTCGAGAAGGGCGCCACCCCGGACCAGATGACCGAAGCCATCCACGTGGCCGCGGCCATCCGGGGCGGCGCCTCGCTCGTGCACGGCGTGCAGATGCGGAACCACCTGGAGAAGATCTCGATGTAA
- a CDS encoding GNAT family N-acetyltransferase, with protein MNPLASDYQIRPATPADVQALVAFTISEALDAEGRTLSRADVQRGVEGAFAVPTRARYWVVELRGGVVASTSIVTEWSNFRGGEYWWIQSLYILPEHRGSGLVDVILKHLVQEAKAADAIDLRLYGYNTNARALRAYQRFGFREAPYLILTKSLIGE; from the coding sequence ATGAATCCGCTCGCGTCCGACTACCAGATCCGGCCGGCCACGCCGGCCGACGTCCAGGCGCTCGTCGCATTCACGATCAGCGAGGCGCTCGACGCCGAAGGGCGGACGCTCAGCCGCGCCGACGTCCAGCGGGGCGTCGAGGGGGCCTTCGCCGTCCCGACGCGGGCCCGCTACTGGGTGGTGGAGCTGCGGGGCGGGGTCGTGGCGAGCACGTCGATCGTGACGGAGTGGAGCAACTTCCGCGGCGGCGAGTACTGGTGGATCCAGAGCCTCTACATCCTGCCCGAGCATCGCGGGTCCGGCCTGGTGGACGTAATCCTGAAGCACCTCGTGCAGGAGGCCAAGGCGGCCGACGCGATCGACCTGCGGCTGTACGGCTACAACACGAACGCGCGCGCCCTGCGGGCATACCAGCGATTCGGGTTCCGCGAAGCGCCGTATCTGATTCTGACGAAGTCGCTCATCGGCGAATAA
- a CDS encoding M20/M25/M40 family metallo-hydrolase, translating into MPTRVPSRRAFLAALSAGAAVTAAPPAAAAATQPAAAGDATVDLLRVLSEAPGPPGFEEDVRRIVVREYSALGATIEYDGLGGVLATLPGAVEGPRVLVTAHLDEVGLMVQYVTPDGFLRAKTLGGILEQALPDQRWTVLGRNGPVTAISGLRTTHVMSPAERGAVWPLDQTFFDVGASSREEVARMGIRPGDGMAPLTAFHAMANGRYAGKAWDDRVGLAVMIAAARRIRAEGLRLPAHVIWVATTQEEIGLRGAQTAVDKARPDLGISIEAGVSADYPAIGPTQAQERLGGGPGVFMLDSSMIPNRKLRDFFFDVAGAQGIPLQPDVLTGYGEDGAEIQRYDTGRPSVNMTVPTRYLHGHNGIIQRTDFDGAVDLLIHVLLKLDQVTVSGLASFTP; encoded by the coding sequence ATGCCCACCCGCGTCCCATCCCGCCGCGCGTTCCTGGCCGCCCTGAGCGCGGGTGCCGCCGTCACCGCGGCACCTCCGGCGGCGGCGGCCGCGACGCAGCCGGCCGCCGCCGGTGACGCCACCGTCGATCTGCTGCGAGTGCTCTCAGAGGCACCCGGCCCGCCCGGCTTCGAGGAAGACGTGCGCAGAATCGTGGTGCGCGAGTACTCGGCGCTCGGAGCGACCATCGAGTACGACGGCCTGGGCGGCGTCCTGGCGACGCTGCCGGGCGCCGTGGAAGGCCCGCGCGTCCTGGTCACGGCCCACCTGGACGAGGTGGGCCTGATGGTGCAGTACGTGACGCCCGACGGCTTTCTCCGGGCGAAGACCCTGGGCGGCATCCTCGAGCAGGCCCTCCCAGACCAGCGCTGGACCGTGCTCGGGCGGAACGGTCCAGTGACCGCGATCAGCGGCCTCCGGACCACCCACGTCATGTCACCGGCCGAGCGTGGCGCCGTCTGGCCGCTCGACCAGACCTTCTTCGACGTCGGCGCATCGTCGCGCGAGGAGGTCGCGCGCATGGGCATCCGCCCAGGCGACGGCATGGCGCCGCTGACGGCCTTTCACGCGATGGCCAATGGTCGCTATGCAGGGAAGGCCTGGGACGACCGCGTCGGCTTGGCCGTGATGATCGCCGCCGCCCGCCGCATCAGGGCCGAGGGCCTCCGGTTGCCGGCGCACGTGATCTGGGTGGCGACGACCCAGGAGGAAATCGGCCTTCGGGGGGCGCAGACGGCCGTGGACAAGGCCCGTCCGGACCTTGGCATCTCAATCGAGGCCGGCGTCTCGGCCGACTACCCGGCGATCGGACCGACCCAGGCGCAGGAACGGCTGGGTGGCGGACCCGGGGTGTTCATGCTCGACAGCTCGATGATTCCGAACCGGAAGCTCCGGGACTTCTTTTTCGACGTCGCGGGCGCTCAGGGCATTCCCCTCCAGCCCGACGTTCTGACCGGATATGGGGAGGACGGCGCCGAGATCCAGCGCTACGACACGGGGCGACCTTCGGTGAACATGACCGTCCCGACCCGCTATCTGCATGGTCACAACGGCATCATCCAGCGGACCGACTTCGACGGGGCCGTCGACCTGCTGATTCATGTGCTGCTGAAGCTCGACCAGGTGACAGTGTCCGGTCTGGCCAGCTTCACGCCCTGA
- a CDS encoding DUF1569 domain-containing protein, whose amino-acid sequence MATIWNHPARTALVMRAGALTPGHRARWGQFGVSGMVAHLNDSMRMALGDLTVHAKAPSILRWAPVRYLVIHLLPMPKSAPTAPELLARTSGADLARELETFVALLARFDGRVSLAATHPVFGRMTSDDWGALIHKHTDHHLRQFGA is encoded by the coding sequence ATGGCCACCATCTGGAACCACCCGGCCCGCACGGCGCTCGTCATGCGGGCCGGTGCCCTCACGCCAGGGCACCGCGCTCGGTGGGGCCAGTTCGGCGTCTCGGGCATGGTGGCCCATCTGAACGACTCGATGCGGATGGCCTTGGGCGACCTCACGGTCCACGCGAAGGCGCCCTCGATTCTCAGATGGGCGCCCGTCCGGTATCTCGTGATCCACCTGCTTCCGATGCCCAAGAGCGCACCGACGGCCCCGGAACTGCTGGCGCGAACCTCGGGCGCGGACCTGGCGAGGGAACTCGAGACGTTCGTCGCGCTTCTTGCCCGGTTCGATGGGCGGGTGAGTCTGGCCGCGACACATCCCGTCTTCGGCCGGATGACCTCAGACGACTGGGGCGCGCTGATTCACAAGCACACCGATCACCACCTGCGGCAATTCGGCGCCTAG
- a CDS encoding aminotransferase class I/II-fold pyridoxal phosphate-dependent enzyme — protein sequence MGSFLDSLPMSGIVRIRDMMYTIQNPFRLDQGDVSFDAPESFKEGMRKGVDGNHTHYLPTLGLPRLRHLIAEKLRNKNGIPVGSDDEVIVCNGGTHGIYMALHAVLEPGDEVICPDPLWPPSLAITRSAHAVPVQVPVHESLGFRWDLDELERALTPKTKAIYVNSPTNPSGGAFTRADLERIAEMAKARDLWVFSDEAYEDVLFSGEHVSIASLPGMYDHTIPIYTMSKSYAVTGVRVGYVAIKDKTIRSRAAKVALYTASNVCSIAQYGAIGALEGPQDCIEEFKTELKIRRDLFYNGLKEVAGHVLSGTPPEGAFYAFVKINRDWARDEGLDKGESLSWTVVEHIIKHGRVGCVPGVDFGPASEGYIRFCTCRDRKELTGALESMRSVFSTRA from the coding sequence ATGGGTTCCTTCCTCGATTCGCTCCCGATGTCCGGCATCGTGCGCATCCGCGACATGATGTACACGATTCAGAATCCGTTCCGCCTCGATCAGGGAGACGTCAGCTTCGACGCGCCCGAGTCCTTCAAGGAGGGCATGCGGAAGGGCGTCGACGGGAACCACACCCACTACCTGCCCACCCTCGGCCTCCCGCGGCTGCGCCACCTCATCGCCGAGAAGCTGCGCAACAAGAACGGCATCCCCGTGGGCAGCGACGACGAGGTGATCGTGTGCAACGGCGGCACGCACGGCATCTACATGGCCCTGCACGCCGTGCTCGAGCCTGGCGACGAGGTGATCTGCCCCGACCCCCTCTGGCCACCGTCGCTCGCCATCACCCGATCCGCGCATGCCGTGCCGGTGCAAGTGCCGGTGCACGAGTCGCTGGGCTTCCGCTGGGATCTCGACGAGCTCGAGCGGGCGCTGACGCCGAAGACCAAAGCCATCTACGTGAACTCGCCCACCAACCCCAGCGGCGGCGCCTTCACGCGAGCCGACCTGGAGCGCATCGCCGAGATGGCGAAGGCGCGTGACCTGTGGGTGTTCTCCGACGAGGCCTACGAGGACGTCCTGTTCAGCGGGGAGCACGTCAGCATCGCGTCGCTGCCCGGGATGTACGACCACACGATCCCGATCTACACGATGAGCAAGAGCTACGCCGTGACGGGCGTGCGCGTCGGCTACGTGGCCATCAAGGACAAGACCATCCGCTCGCGGGCGGCGAAGGTGGCGCTCTACACCGCCAGCAACGTGTGCTCGATCGCGCAGTACGGCGCAATAGGGGCGCTGGAAGGCCCGCAGGACTGCATCGAGGAGTTCAAGACGGAGCTCAAGATCCGGCGCGACCTCTTCTACAACGGGTTGAAGGAGGTCGCCGGCCACGTCCTCTCCGGGACCCCGCCGGAAGGCGCGTTCTACGCGTTCGTGAAGATCAACCGCGACTGGGCGCGTGACGAGGGGCTCGACAAGGGCGAGTCGCTCTCGTGGACCGTCGTGGAACACATCATCAAGCACGGCCGGGTGGGCTGCGTGCCCGGCGTGGACTTCGGCCCGGCCAGCGAGGGCTACATCCGGTTCTGCACGTGCCGGGACCGCAAGGAGCTGACCGGCGCGCTGGAGTCGATGCGATCGGTGTTCTCGACGCGCGCGTGA
- a CDS encoding DinB family protein, whose product MSIRGRLLVLGTLVAAATLAAHAQAPRAGVMGDLLADVDAVERKVVGLANAIPETSYAWRPMPGVRSVGEALTHVAADNYFMPAALGVAAPAATGISGTNYETVEAFEKKTRSRTEIIGELERSFAFLKDAMRGTPDAKLDTTLKLFGQESRIGTTWVMTVTHLHEHLGQLIAYARSNKVVPPWSK is encoded by the coding sequence ATGTCCATTCGTGGCCGTCTGCTCGTGCTCGGAACCCTCGTGGCTGCGGCGACACTTGCCGCCCATGCCCAGGCGCCGCGCGCCGGCGTCATGGGCGACCTGCTGGCCGATGTCGACGCGGTGGAGCGGAAGGTCGTTGGCCTCGCCAATGCCATTCCGGAGACGTCGTACGCATGGCGGCCGATGCCAGGCGTCCGCAGCGTGGGCGAGGCGCTGACGCACGTGGCCGCGGACAACTACTTCATGCCGGCGGCGCTCGGCGTGGCGGCTCCCGCGGCCACCGGCATCTCGGGCACGAACTACGAGACCGTCGAGGCGTTCGAGAAGAAGACGCGGTCGCGCACCGAGATCATCGGCGAGCTCGAGCGGTCGTTCGCGTTCCTCAAGGACGCCATGCGGGGCACGCCGGACGCGAAGCTCGACACGACGCTGAAGCTGTTCGGTCAGGAGTCGCGCATCGGGACCACCTGGGTGATGACCGTCACGCATCTGCACGAGCACCTCGGACAGCTGATCGCCTACGCCCGCAGCAACAAGGTCGTCCCCCCCTGGAGCAAGTGA
- a CDS encoding heparan-alpha-glucosaminide N-acetyltransferase domain-containing protein, which translates to MIAAGPDAGPAPADPRPATGGRILFVDLARAVAVLLMIQGHTIDALLHPDFRTSLTYNLWLYLRGLTSCTFLFLSGAAFSLTALRHWDDQRRPSRRSIKRVRRLSFFLALGYFMHFPMGRFVHLPFATDERWRSFFAVDVLQNVAVSLLALQLLIAVTRTPRRFAIACGVAGTMVVLATPIVFGITWTDHLPLFVASYFSYQTGTLFPLFPWAGFTLLGATFGVTAGPWATRDHLQPLARRLFLGGAVLAIAAGLAGQAGWFEYGVSDWWRASPLSFLQRFGSVLVLLSAVAAIGNRVTRLTPPLQGLAEESLLVYAVHVALLYGSLWTVGLGPWLGPQPPAVVLFWALVMLASMTLLALVWNNIERLHPRLAVACRVVSVVALVAPLL; encoded by the coding sequence GTGATCGCGGCGGGTCCGGACGCCGGTCCGGCTCCGGCCGATCCCCGGCCCGCCACGGGCGGGCGGATCCTGTTCGTGGATCTCGCCCGGGCCGTGGCGGTGCTCCTGATGATCCAGGGGCACACCATCGACGCCCTGCTGCACCCCGACTTCCGCACGAGCCTCACCTACAACCTCTGGCTCTACCTGCGGGGCCTCACCTCCTGCACGTTCCTGTTCCTGTCTGGCGCGGCCTTCAGCCTGACGGCCCTCAGGCACTGGGACGACCAGCGGCGCCCGTCGCGGCGGTCCATCAAGCGTGTCCGGCGCCTGTCGTTCTTCCTGGCGCTCGGCTACTTCATGCACTTCCCGATGGGCAGATTCGTGCACCTGCCGTTCGCCACCGACGAACGCTGGCGCTCCTTCTTCGCCGTCGACGTGCTGCAGAACGTGGCGGTGTCGCTGCTCGCGCTCCAGTTGCTCATCGCCGTGACCCGAACGCCGCGGCGCTTCGCCATCGCCTGCGGCGTCGCCGGCACGATGGTCGTCCTCGCGACCCCGATCGTGTTCGGCATCACCTGGACCGACCACCTCCCGCTCTTCGTCGCGTCGTACTTCTCCTACCAGACCGGCACGCTGTTTCCACTCTTTCCCTGGGCCGGCTTCACGCTGCTCGGAGCGACGTTCGGCGTCACGGCCGGTCCGTGGGCCACGCGCGACCACCTCCAGCCGCTGGCCCGTCGCCTCTTCCTTGGCGGGGCGGTCCTGGCGATCGCCGCGGGCCTGGCGGGGCAGGCCGGCTGGTTCGAGTACGGCGTGTCGGACTGGTGGCGCGCCAGTCCGTTGTCCTTTCTCCAGCGGTTCGGTTCGGTGCTGGTGCTGCTGTCGGCGGTGGCCGCGATCGGGAACCGCGTGACGCGACTGACGCCGCCGCTGCAGGGCCTGGCCGAGGAGTCCCTGCTCGTCTATGCCGTCCACGTGGCGCTCCTCTACGGGTCGTTGTGGACGGTGGGGCTCGGCCCGTGGCTCGGTCCGCAGCCTCCCGCAGTCGTGCTGTTCTGGGCACTGGTGATGCTGGCGTCCATGACGCTTCTCGCGCTGGTGTGGAACAACATCGAGCGCCTTCACCCCCGGCTCGCGGTGGCCTGCCGCGTCGTGTCGGTGGTCGCGCTCGTCGCTCCCCTGCTCTGA
- the arsS gene encoding arsenosugar biosynthesis radical SAM protein ArsS (Some members of this family are selenoproteins.): MALPTLLNQRSPLAAPAAQRQVLAALPLERSFEEAVAAAGQAPLAAAGVGVLQINVGKRCNQACHHCHVDAGPDRREVMPDEVVDACLQFLARTDIPTLDITGGAPELHPRFREIVTRARALGRHVMDRCNLTVATLPNYADLPSFLAGRGVEVVASLPSYAATMTDRQRGDGVFAQSIEALKAFNAVGYGAEGSGLVLNLVTNPVGAFLPAPQASLERDWKREMQRRHGIVFNRLYTITNMPISRYLEWLEQSGNLEAYLGRLVQTFNPAAVGGVMCRSTLSVGWDGRLFDCDFNQMLDLPLAGDVPQTIAALAADDALARVFTRRIVTGPHCFGCTAGAGSSCGGATT; encoded by the coding sequence ATGGCTCTTCCGACTCTCCTGAACCAGCGCTCGCCGCTCGCGGCGCCTGCGGCACAGCGGCAGGTGCTCGCGGCGCTGCCGCTCGAACGCTCGTTCGAGGAGGCGGTGGCGGCAGCCGGCCAGGCGCCGCTTGCGGCAGCCGGAGTGGGCGTGCTGCAGATCAATGTCGGGAAGCGGTGCAACCAGGCCTGTCATCACTGCCACGTGGACGCCGGGCCCGACCGGCGCGAGGTGATGCCCGACGAGGTCGTGGACGCGTGCCTGCAGTTCCTGGCGCGGACCGACATCCCGACGCTGGACATCACGGGCGGCGCGCCGGAACTGCACCCGCGCTTCCGCGAGATCGTCACTCGGGCGCGCGCCCTGGGCCGGCACGTGATGGACCGCTGCAACCTGACGGTCGCCACGCTGCCCAACTACGCGGACCTGCCGTCCTTCCTCGCCGGTCGCGGCGTGGAAGTCGTGGCGTCGCTCCCGTCGTACGCCGCGACCATGACCGACCGCCAGCGCGGAGACGGCGTGTTCGCGCAGTCGATCGAGGCGCTGAAGGCGTTCAACGCGGTCGGCTACGGCGCCGAGGGCTCCGGGCTGGTGTTGAACCTGGTCACGAATCCCGTGGGCGCGTTCCTGCCCGCGCCACAGGCATCGCTCGAGCGGGACTGGAAGCGGGAGATGCAGCGGCGCCACGGGATCGTGTTCAACCGCCTCTACACGATCACCAACATGCCCATCAGCCGCTATCTCGAGTGGCTCGAGCAGTCTGGCAACCTCGAGGCCTACCTCGGCCGGCTGGTGCAGACCTTCAATCCGGCGGCCGTGGGGGGCGTGATGTGCCGTTCCACGCTCAGCGTGGGCTGGGACGGGCGGCTGTTCGACTGCGACTTCAACCAGATGCTCGACCTGCCGCTCGCAGGGGACGTGCCTCAGACAATCGCCGCCCTCGCCGCCGACGACGCCCTCGCCCGCGTCTTCACCCGCCGCATCGTCACGGGTCCCCACTGCTTCGGTTGCACGGCAGGCGCGGGCAGCAGCTGCGGCGGCGCCACGACCTGA
- a CDS encoding TrkH family potassium uptake protein, with the protein MARRRPLSPSQFLAFTFLAMIAVGSLLLSLPVSAAEGSHLSLLDAAFTAVSAVCVTGLIVVDTARDLSVFGQVVVLVLIQIGGLGYMTLSTVLISALGRTVSLQERLTLQEALNAHDMEGLVRLAATVLRLTLVFELTGALVLAAWWWSSLGAGPAVWFGLFHAVSAFNNAGFALWSDNLMRWQGDLVVNLVVTTLVVSGGLGFFVWSELLQRKALGLRLSIHTRLVLRATLMLIVFGTVAFLALEWSNPRTLAGLPLGQKVLASYFQSVTTRTAGFNTVDIGALTVPTVFVVTVLMFIGASPGGTGGGVKTSTFSITLAALWATVRGEDDTVIFKRRLAPELVAKAFFVSLIAFVAVNTVVWVLLLTEGRDLMPSLFETTSAFGTVGLSMGQAGSAVSLSAFFSPAGKILIMLMMFVGRLGPLTLAIAVARHGSSKPKLRYPEGKVLVG; encoded by the coding sequence TTGGCTCGCCGGCGCCCGCTGTCGCCTTCGCAGTTCCTGGCCTTCACCTTCCTGGCCATGATCGCGGTGGGCAGCCTTCTGCTCTCGCTGCCGGTCTCGGCGGCCGAAGGCAGCCACCTGTCCCTGCTCGACGCCGCGTTCACCGCCGTCTCGGCAGTGTGCGTCACGGGCCTCATCGTGGTGGACACGGCGCGCGATCTCTCGGTCTTCGGCCAGGTCGTGGTGCTCGTCCTCATCCAGATTGGGGGCCTGGGCTACATGACGTTGAGCACGGTCCTCATCTCGGCGCTTGGCCGCACGGTGTCGCTGCAGGAACGGCTCACGCTGCAGGAAGCCCTCAACGCGCACGACATGGAGGGCCTGGTCCGGCTGGCCGCCACGGTGCTTCGGCTGACCCTCGTCTTCGAGCTCACGGGCGCCCTGGTGCTCGCGGCGTGGTGGTGGTCGTCGCTCGGCGCCGGGCCGGCCGTCTGGTTCGGGCTCTTCCATGCAGTGTCGGCGTTCAACAACGCGGGGTTCGCGCTCTGGAGCGACAACCTGATGCGCTGGCAGGGCGACCTCGTGGTGAACCTGGTCGTGACGACGCTGGTCGTGTCGGGCGGACTCGGGTTCTTCGTGTGGTCCGAGCTCCTCCAGCGGAAGGCCCTCGGACTGCGCCTCTCGATCCACACCCGCCTGGTGCTGCGCGCCACGCTGATGCTGATCGTGTTCGGGACGGTGGCGTTCCTGGCGCTCGAGTGGAGCAACCCGCGGACGCTCGCCGGCCTGCCGCTCGGCCAGAAGGTGCTGGCGTCCTACTTCCAGTCGGTGACGACGAGGACCGCGGGCTTCAACACCGTGGACATCGGCGCCCTGACGGTGCCGACCGTGTTCGTCGTGACGGTGCTGATGTTCATCGGCGCCTCCCCCGGAGGCACGGGCGGCGGCGTCAAGACGTCCACGTTCTCGATCACGCTGGCGGCGCTCTGGGCCACGGTACGGGGCGAGGACGACACCGTGATCTTCAAGCGGCGCCTCGCGCCCGAACTCGTGGCGAAGGCGTTCTTCGTGTCGCTCATCGCGTTCGTGGCCGTGAACACGGTGGTCTGGGTGCTGCTCCTGACCGAGGGCCGCGACCTGATGCCGTCCCTGTTCGAGACCACGTCCGCCTTCGGCACGGTGGGGCTCTCGATGGGCCAGGCCGGGTCGGCGGTGAGTCTCTCGGCCTTCTTCTCGCCCGCCGGGAAGATCCTCATCATGCTGATGATGTTCGTGGGCCGGCTGGGCCCCTTGACCCTGGCGATCGCCGTCGCGCGCCACGGCAGCTCGAAGCCGAAGCTCCGCTATCCGGAAGGCAAGGTCCTGGTCGGGTGA
- a CDS encoding MarR family transcriptional regulator, with amino-acid sequence MSKPLYEELKQGKPFDLIEEEVHVSIARTAAVLERAFARLLKPKGITPTQYNVLRILRGAGSDGLCRHEIGARLVTPVPDVTRLLDRMERDGLVFRQRMDADRRLVRTMITRRGREVVDGLDLELRAAHRARLAHVRPEALRQLADTLADVRNGED; translated from the coding sequence ATGAGCAAGCCGCTCTACGAAGAGCTGAAACAGGGCAAGCCCTTCGACCTCATCGAAGAGGAGGTCCACGTCAGCATCGCCAGAACAGCCGCCGTCCTGGAGCGGGCGTTCGCCCGCCTGCTCAAGCCAAAGGGCATCACCCCCACCCAGTACAACGTCCTCCGCATCCTCCGTGGCGCCGGGTCGGACGGCCTGTGCCGCCACGAGATTGGCGCTCGTCTGGTCACGCCGGTGCCGGACGTCACGCGGCTGCTTGACAGAATGGAACGGGACGGCCTGGTTTTTCGCCAGAGGATGGATGCCGACCGCCGGCTCGTTCGAACGATGATCACGCGGCGAGGCAGAGAAGTCGTCGACGGGCTGGACCTCGAGCTCAGGGCCGCCCACCGAGCCAGGCTGGCGCACGTGAGGCCGGAAGCCCTCCGGCAGCTGGCAGATACGCTCGCCGACGTGCGCAACGGCGAGGACTAG
- a CDS encoding YceI family protein, whose translation MISQVAVKTFAIDKTHSEVAFQVRHLITKVRGRFSDFSGQIELDLENPAQSRVDVTIQAASIDTNTPDRDAHLRSNDFFGVEQFPTLRFVSTAVRTTGSNTYAVTGDFTIRDITRSIEVPVTYLGEATDPWGNKKIAFEAEFTVNRKDYGLLWNAALETGGFLVGDEVTILLSFQAAAA comes from the coding sequence ATGATCAGTCAGGTCGCCGTCAAGACGTTCGCCATCGACAAGACCCACTCCGAGGTCGCCTTCCAGGTCCGGCACCTCATCACCAAGGTGCGAGGCCGGTTCAGCGACTTCTCGGGCCAGATCGAGCTCGACCTCGAGAACCCCGCCCAGTCCCGGGTCGACGTCACCATCCAGGCCGCCAGCATCGACACCAACACGCCGGATCGCGACGCCCATCTCCGCTCCAACGACTTCTTCGGAGTCGAGCAGTTCCCGACGCTCAGGTTCGTCAGCACCGCCGTTCGGACCACAGGTTCGAACACCTATGCCGTGACGGGGGACTTCACCATCCGCGACATCACCCGCTCAATCGAGGTCCCGGTCACGTACCTGGGGGAAGCCACGGATCCGTGGGGCAACAAGAAGATCGCATTCGAGGCCGAGTTCACGGTCAACCGCAAGGACTACGGCCTTCTGTGGAACGCGGCTCTCGAAACAGGCGGATTCCTGGTCGGCGACGAGGTGACGATCCTGCTCTCGTTCCAGGCGGCCGCCGCCTAG
- a CDS encoding SDR family oxidoreductase, which translates to MELRGRVALVTGGARMGDAVATTLAGAGADVALTYRRSSEAAEKTAAAVRALGRRACTLRADLASDDACRTVVDDTVAALGRLDVVVNLASVYERVPFDEVGPAEWDAQMAVDLRASFLVSRAAVPHLRVAGGGRIVNVADWLVASGRPRYEGYLPYYVAKAGVKALSEGLALELARDAILVNAIAPGPIEPPPGTSPEEAAAVERATPLGRWGGAAEIARAVRYLCETDFVTGETIRVDGGRHLK; encoded by the coding sequence GTGGAGCTTCGGGGACGCGTGGCGCTGGTCACGGGAGGGGCGCGAATGGGGGACGCCGTCGCCACGACGCTGGCAGGCGCCGGCGCCGACGTCGCGCTGACGTACCGCAGGTCGTCCGAGGCCGCCGAGAAGACCGCGGCGGCGGTCCGGGCCCTCGGCCGCCGGGCCTGCACGCTGCGCGCCGATCTGGCGAGCGACGACGCCTGCCGCACCGTCGTGGACGACACGGTCGCCGCGCTGGGCCGGCTGGACGTGGTGGTGAATCTCGCCTCGGTGTACGAGCGCGTCCCGTTCGACGAGGTTGGCCCCGCGGAGTGGGATGCCCAGATGGCCGTCGATCTCAGGGCGTCGTTCCTCGTCAGCCGGGCGGCGGTGCCGCACCTCCGGGTCGCCGGCGGAGGGCGCATCGTGAACGTCGCCGACTGGCTCGTGGCCAGCGGCCGGCCGAGGTACGAGGGCTACCTGCCCTACTACGTGGCCAAAGCTGGTGTCAAAGCCCTGTCTGAAGGACTGGCCCTTGAACTGGCTCGCGATGCCATACTCGTGAATGCCATTGCCCCGGGACCCATCGAGCCTCCGCCCGGGACGTCCCCTGAGGAAGCGGCCGCGGTCGAGCGGGCCACCCCGCTGGGACGATGGGGTGGCGCCGCCGAGATCGCCCGCGCCGTGCGCTATCTGTGCGAGACCGACTTCGTCACCGGCGAGACCATCCGCGTCGATGGCGGCCGTCACCTGAAGTGA